One region of Salvia miltiorrhiza cultivar Shanhuang (shh) chromosome 3, IMPLAD_Smil_shh, whole genome shotgun sequence genomic DNA includes:
- the LOC131014176 gene encoding geranylgeranyl transferase type-2 subunit alpha 1, which yields MHGIPRKAPTQEERDDSSLRAAKLRDLQSQLLHFHHNKIYTKEAIETSAKLLESNPEHYTGWNYRKLAVQHLLDRHKEDGVDSESAQSILDEELILVENALKRNFKAYGAWHHRKWVLSKGHSSSDRELRLLGKFQKLDSRNFHAWNYRRFITELKKIPDEDELQYTTDMIYDNFSNYSAWHNRSMLLSKLLEKSAKGYDKKENVLSEEFEFVRNALFTDPDDQSGWFYHLWLLDQTLKREPLFISSWPPHGSNLSLSIDNPDRQPPFSKIYFQSKERTFPLILYFSEAVEGVSSSTVTVEFDYDAGDGLIWRPLSANKLGFSQAWLTYIKYPDDSLESCHVKVTIAHFPSIISSSGMPCSRSCFISFTVNVCSNDQGHSEVPTKHKISWNEENFKAHSTQSPDANLLPLLRKLDIAKENKKTTPMLCMETISNEIAHSRELLSSSNCKIGKLTLARLLVAHNTLITYGCTDSRTEAHYEEILALYHDLIKMDPAHIGYYEDEYSIVLMKQLTSNNESLLKLCGNYQELSLPSISSYTCVRLKGLSLSRVSCMEHLLWVQMLDLSHNKLRSIEGLEALQLLSCLKLSNNRLGSFTALEPLKMLKSLQVLDVSYNEIGAHSIDTRRYLCSSPLNDTTGSEWHLKRYADFWDAYLLFKDLNLIQLDIVGNAVVDARLKAFLLKLMSTLKWFDGERCH from the exons atgcaCGGGATACCGCGCAAAGCCCCAACTCAGGAAGAGCGAGATGACTCGTCTCTCAGAGCCGCCAAACTTCGCGATCTCCAATCTCAACTCCTCCACTTTCACCACAACAAAAT ATACACGAAAGAAGCGATAGAAACCAGTGCGAAGCTGTTGGAATCAAATCCCGAGCATTACACCGGTTGGAATTACCGGAAGCTCGCGGTTCAGCACCTTCTCGATCGACACAAGGAGGATGGAGTTGATTCGGAGTCGGCCCAATCAATTCTTGATGAAGAGTTGATACTT GTAGAGAACGCATTGAAGAGAAACTTTAAGGCTTATGGGGCGTGGCATCATCGCAAATGGGTCCTAAGCAAGGGTCATTCATCCTCGGACAGGGAATTGAGGCTTCTGGGAAAGTTCCAGAAACTGGACTCCCGGAATTTCCACGCATGGAATTACAGGAG GTTTATAACAGAACTGAAGAAGATTCCAGATGAAGATGAACTTCAGTACACGACTGACATGATATATGATAATTTTAGTAATTATTCTGCCTGGCATAACCGAAG CATGCTTTTGTCTAAACTACTTGAGAAAAGCGCAAAAGGATATGACAAAAAAGAGAATGTCTTGAGTGAGGAGTTTGAGTTTGTACGCAATGCTCTCTTCACAGACCCTGATGATCAAAGTGGCTGGTTTTATCATTTGTGGCTTCTGGATCAAACATTGAAGCGGGAGCCTCTATTTATTTCTTCATGGCCTCCTCATGGTTCTAATCTATCTTTATCAATTGATAACCCCGATCGCCAGCCTCCTTTCTCCAAGATATATTTCCAGTCTAAAGAACGAACGTTTCCCCTCATTTTATATTTCAGTGAAGCAGTTGAAGGTGTTAGCTCATCTACAGTCACTGTTGAATTTGATTATGATGCTGGTGATGGTCTTATTTGGCGACCACTTTCGGCAAATAAACTTGGGTTTTCCCAGGCTTGGTTAACTTACATTAAGTATCCTGATGATTCCTTGGAGTCCTGCCATGTAAAGGTTACCATTGCACACTTTCCCAGTATTATCTCTTCAAGTGGTATGCCATGTAGTCGGTCTTGTTTTATATCTTTCACTGTGAATGTATGTTCAAACGATCAAGGGCATTCTGAGGTGCCAACTAAACATAAAATATCATGGAATGAGGAGAATTTTAAAGCTCATTCTACCCAATCTCCAGATGCAAACTTGCTTCCCTTACTTCGTAAATTGGACATTGCAAAGGAGAATAAGAAAACCACTCCTATGTTGTGTATGGAGACTATATCTAATGAAATTGCTCACAGCCGGGAACTGTTGTCATCATCAAATTG TAAAATTGGAAAACTTACTCTTGCAAGACTCTTGGTGGCGCATAACACATTGATCACATATGGCTGCACGGATTCCAGAACTGAGGCTCATTATGAAGAAATTCTTGCACTTTATCATGATTTAATAAAGATGGATCCTGCACATATTGGTTATTATGAGGATGAGTACAGCATAGTGCTAATGAAGCAG CTGACTTCAAATAATGAGTCTTTATTGAAGCTCTGTGGTAATTATCAAGAATTGTCCTTGCCAAGTATTAGTTCTTATACATGTGTACGGCTAAAGGGCCTCTCATTGTCACGAGTTTCATGTATGGAGCACTTGCTGTGGGTTCAAATGTTGGATCTCAGCCACAACAAACTCAGATCAATTGAAG GGTTGGAAGCTCTGCAACTACTGTCCTGCTTGAAGCTTAGCAACAACAGGCTTGGCAGTTTTACAGCTCTGGAACCATTGAAAATGCTAAAGTCATTACAAGTATTGGATGTATCATACAACGAGATTGGCGCTCACTCTATCGACACAAGAAGATATCTGTGCTCGTCTCCCCTCAATGATACTACGGGATCCGAGTGGCACTTGAAGAGATATGCTGATTTCTGGGATGCTTATCTACTCTTCAAGGACTTGAATTTGATACAATTAGATATTGTGGGAAATGCAGTGGTGGATGCAAGATTGAAAGCGTTTCTGCTCAAGTTGATGTCAACACTCAAGTGGTTTGATGGTGAGAGATGCCATTAG
- the LOC131014177 gene encoding protein root UVB sensitive 2, chloroplastic isoform X2, which produces MLIKMVKMVEDTRPASRRVVESFLNKFFPSGYPYSVNEGYLRYTQFRALQHFSSATLSVLSTQSLLFAAGLRPTPAQATAVSWILKDGMQHVGKLICSNLGARMDSEPKCWRILADVLYDFGTGLEIISPLCPQLFLEMAGLGNFAKGMAVVAARATRLPIYSSFAKEGNLSDLFAKGEAISTLFNVLGIGAGIQLASTVCSSTQGKLVVGPLLSAFHIYCVREEMRATPVNTLNPQRTAMIVAEFLKSGRISSPADLRYQEDLLFPGRLIEEAGRVRVGRPLHDAVRPSELHQVMEKFGNERFILHRGSRWTDMILERNATGEDALRGWLVAAYAADIEKKFNEPSEKALREAYERMSLVFAPFLSQLQARGWHTDRFLDGNGCRFAF; this is translated from the exons ATGCTGATAAAAATG GTGAAGATGGTTGAAGACACAAGACCTGCCTCCCGTAGGGTGGTTGAATCCTTTCTTAATAAGTTCTTTCCATCAGGTTATCCATATAG TGTGAATGAAGGCTATCTTAGATATACACAATTTCGTGCCTTGCAACACTTCTCCAGCGCAACACTGTCTGTATTATCGACTCAG TCGCTGTTATTTGCTGCAGGCTTGCGACCTACACCCGCTCAGGCTACAGCTGTTAGTTGG ATATTAAAAGATGGGATGCAGCATGTGGGAAAGCTCATATGTAGCAATTTGGGTGCACGAATGGACTCAGAGCCTAAATGTTGGAGGATATTGG CTGATGTTCTTTACGACTTTGGCACTGGTCTCGAAATAATTTCCCCTTTATGTCCGCAGTTATTTCTTGAAATGGCCGGGCTTGGTAATTTTGCTAAG GGAATGGCAGTTGTTGCAGCAAGAGCAACGAGGTTACCGATATATTCTTCGTTCGCTAAAGAGGGAAATCTCAGTGACCTTTTCGCGAAAGGTGAAGCTATTTCTACACTGTTTAATGTTCTCGGAATTGGAGCCGGTATCCAGTTAGCATCTACTGTTTGCTCGTCTACACAGGGCAAG TTGGTGGTTGGACCTCTCCTATCTGCGTTTCACATTTATTGTGTCAGAGAAGAGATGCGAGCAACTCCGGTCAACACTCTAAATCCTCAGAGAACTGCAATGATAGTTGCTGAATTCTTGAAG AGTGGCAGAATATCCAGCCCAGCTGATCTCAGGTATCAAGAAGACCTCTTGTTCCCAGGCCGACTCATAGAGGAGGCGGGGCGTGTTAGGGTGGGAAGGCCTCTGCATGATGCCGTCAGGCCCTCGGAGCTACACCAAGTGATGGAGAAATTTGGTAACGAGAGATTTATTCTACACCGTGGATCCAGATGGACGGATATGATACTGGAGCGCAACGCAACTGGTGAAGATGCTCTTAGGGGGTGGCTCGTTGCTGCATATGCTGCTGATATCGAGAAGAAGTTCAACGAGCCTAGTGAGAAGGCGCTGCGGGAGGCTTACGAGAGAATGAGCCTTGTGTTTGCTCCATTTCTCTCTCAGCTGCAAGCCAGAGGTTGGCACACTGATCGCTTTCTTGATGGGAATGGGTGTCGTTTTGCTTTCTAG
- the LOC131014177 gene encoding protein root UVB sensitive 2, chloroplastic isoform X1, with protein MNFFETFKMQRKKSDEMPPPPPPPPPVWWIETSGSVSHRFQFEPDGQFSVKMVEDTRPASRRVVESFLNKFFPSGYPYSVNEGYLRYTQFRALQHFSSATLSVLSTQSLLFAAGLRPTPAQATAVSWILKDGMQHVGKLICSNLGARMDSEPKCWRILADVLYDFGTGLEIISPLCPQLFLEMAGLGNFAKGMAVVAARATRLPIYSSFAKEGNLSDLFAKGEAISTLFNVLGIGAGIQLASTVCSSTQGKLVVGPLLSAFHIYCVREEMRATPVNTLNPQRTAMIVAEFLKSGRISSPADLRYQEDLLFPGRLIEEAGRVRVGRPLHDAVRPSELHQVMEKFGNERFILHRGSRWTDMILERNATGEDALRGWLVAAYAADIEKKFNEPSEKALREAYERMSLVFAPFLSQLQARGWHTDRFLDGNGCRFAF; from the exons ATGAATTTCTTC GAAACATTCAAGATGCAAAGGAAGAAATCAGATGAGatgccgccaccaccgccgccgccgccgcccgtgTGGTGGATTGAGACTTCCGGTTCAGTGTCCCACCGCTTCCAATTCGAACCCGATGGTCAATTTTCG GTGAAGATGGTTGAAGACACAAGACCTGCCTCCCGTAGGGTGGTTGAATCCTTTCTTAATAAGTTCTTTCCATCAGGTTATCCATATAG TGTGAATGAAGGCTATCTTAGATATACACAATTTCGTGCCTTGCAACACTTCTCCAGCGCAACACTGTCTGTATTATCGACTCAG TCGCTGTTATTTGCTGCAGGCTTGCGACCTACACCCGCTCAGGCTACAGCTGTTAGTTGG ATATTAAAAGATGGGATGCAGCATGTGGGAAAGCTCATATGTAGCAATTTGGGTGCACGAATGGACTCAGAGCCTAAATGTTGGAGGATATTGG CTGATGTTCTTTACGACTTTGGCACTGGTCTCGAAATAATTTCCCCTTTATGTCCGCAGTTATTTCTTGAAATGGCCGGGCTTGGTAATTTTGCTAAG GGAATGGCAGTTGTTGCAGCAAGAGCAACGAGGTTACCGATATATTCTTCGTTCGCTAAAGAGGGAAATCTCAGTGACCTTTTCGCGAAAGGTGAAGCTATTTCTACACTGTTTAATGTTCTCGGAATTGGAGCCGGTATCCAGTTAGCATCTACTGTTTGCTCGTCTACACAGGGCAAG TTGGTGGTTGGACCTCTCCTATCTGCGTTTCACATTTATTGTGTCAGAGAAGAGATGCGAGCAACTCCGGTCAACACTCTAAATCCTCAGAGAACTGCAATGATAGTTGCTGAATTCTTGAAG AGTGGCAGAATATCCAGCCCAGCTGATCTCAGGTATCAAGAAGACCTCTTGTTCCCAGGCCGACTCATAGAGGAGGCGGGGCGTGTTAGGGTGGGAAGGCCTCTGCATGATGCCGTCAGGCCCTCGGAGCTACACCAAGTGATGGAGAAATTTGGTAACGAGAGATTTATTCTACACCGTGGATCCAGATGGACGGATATGATACTGGAGCGCAACGCAACTGGTGAAGATGCTCTTAGGGGGTGGCTCGTTGCTGCATATGCTGCTGATATCGAGAAGAAGTTCAACGAGCCTAGTGAGAAGGCGCTGCGGGAGGCTTACGAGAGAATGAGCCTTGTGTTTGCTCCATTTCTCTCTCAGCTGCAAGCCAGAGGTTGGCACACTGATCGCTTTCTTGATGGGAATGGGTGTCGTTTTGCTTTCTAG
- the LOC131014180 gene encoding uncharacterized protein LOC131014180, with amino-acid sequence MDSEGQRTSSNPSAMLAALLCKRAKLHEELRNIEKQVYDMETGYLQDPSQCGNVLKGFEGFLSSSKNTTLLKRSRKFQPDDRLFSLSSVTSPAAEEIARDGGVTTNGPGKPKKGRGPREAKRRQSSEADFDYEDDPDLM; translated from the exons ATGGATTCAGAAG GGCAACGAACATCTTCAAACCCTTCCGCAATGCTGGCTGCTCTATTGTGCAAAAGGGCTAAACTTCATGAAGAGCTCCGGAATATCGAAAAACAG GTATATGATATGGAGACGGGTTATTTACAGGATCCGAGCCAATGTGGCAATGTCTTGAAAGGTTTTGAAGGGTTTTTGTCTTCTTCCAAGAACACTACACT CTTGAAACGATCAAGGAAGTTTCAGCCTGACGACAGGCTGTTTTCATTGTCGTCTGTCACTTCACCAGCT GCGGAAGAAATAGCAAGAGATGGTGGTGTAACAACAAATGGGCC TGGGAAACCGAAGAAAGGTAGAGGGCCGAGAGAGGCGAAGAGAAGGCAATCTAGCGAAGCTGACTTTGACTATGAAGATGATCCTGATCTGATGTAG
- the LOC131014179 gene encoding uncharacterized protein LOC131014179 isoform X1, with translation MTKFRKLNRPTGHRMSMLRTMVSQLVKHERIETTVAKAKEVRRLADNMVQLGKEGTLCAARRAGAFVRGDDVIHKLFTELAYRYKDRAGGYTRMLRTRIRVGDAAPMAYIEFIDRENELRQAKPPTPPPPQRAAVDPWTRSRLTRQYAPPKEEKTSDSDS, from the exons ATGACGAAATTCAGGAAGCTCAATCGGCCTACCGGTCACAGAATGTCCATGCTCAG GACGATGGTGTCGCAGCTAGTGAAGCACGAGCGGATCGAGACAACAGTTGCCAAG GCAAAGGAAGTTCGTAGGCTTGCTGATAATATGGTGCAGCTCGGAAAAGag GGTACATTATGTGCTGCGAGGCGTGCTGGTGCCTTTGTTCGTGGGGATGATGTCATCCACAAGTTATTTACAGAACTGGCCTATCGATACAA AGATAGAGCAGGTGGATACACGAGAATGCTTCGAACTCGTATacgagttggtgatgctgcacCAATGGCGTACATTGA GTTTATAGATAGGGAAAACGAACTTAGACAAGCTAAGCCACCGaccccaccaccaccacagAGGGCAGCTGTGGATCCGTGGACGAGGTCGCGTCTCACCAGACAATATGCGCCACCTAAAGAGGAGAAGACCTCCGACTCCGATAGTTGA
- the LOC131014179 gene encoding uncharacterized protein LOC131014179 isoform X2, producing MVSQLVKHERIETTVAKAKEVRRLADNMVQLGKEGTLCAARRAGAFVRGDDVIHKLFTELAYRYKDRAGGYTRMLRTRIRVGDAAPMAYIEFIDRENELRQAKPPTPPPPQRAAVDPWTRSRLTRQYAPPKEEKTSDSDS from the exons ATGGTGTCGCAGCTAGTGAAGCACGAGCGGATCGAGACAACAGTTGCCAAG GCAAAGGAAGTTCGTAGGCTTGCTGATAATATGGTGCAGCTCGGAAAAGag GGTACATTATGTGCTGCGAGGCGTGCTGGTGCCTTTGTTCGTGGGGATGATGTCATCCACAAGTTATTTACAGAACTGGCCTATCGATACAA AGATAGAGCAGGTGGATACACGAGAATGCTTCGAACTCGTATacgagttggtgatgctgcacCAATGGCGTACATTGA GTTTATAGATAGGGAAAACGAACTTAGACAAGCTAAGCCACCGaccccaccaccaccacagAGGGCAGCTGTGGATCCGTGGACGAGGTCGCGTCTCACCAGACAATATGCGCCACCTAAAGAGGAGAAGACCTCCGACTCCGATAGTTGA